A region from the Falco rusticolus isolate bFalRus1 chromosome 4, bFalRus1.pri, whole genome shotgun sequence genome encodes:
- the ZNF414 gene encoding zinc finger protein 414 isoform X2 produces the protein MKTEKDEAVPTFSLRGKYTGEGAGCSEAALPSGPMPVAGSGGTPAQDLRPLKRRPVPGKHYQCSSYGCKLAFPSMQELMDHLKVHYRPTQSLEGKTFQCPTLGCTETFPSMQDLMAHMKVHYKPNRYFKCENCMLRFRTHRSLFKHLHVCSDSASSPAPPPKTDKPVLPATSALEKEPPAKPPEGLPKLPSVIRPLEKEAILPGADTASAAPAALPTSLPELPGSLEALPLVSPAPHPFPLLEPSLFGPSSLTRFSGPPPSSVPGPFLSYVHPSPYSLPQPPAQHRLRPYVPGHGPPISNAVWKKSQGHSSNSRIVWEHTRGRYTCMQCPYSTASREEMTLHIEDHRKNPPTPGRLDAEMDFGVGLASFHAKLTPEMENSLYSQL, from the exons ATGAAGACGGAGAAGGATGAAGCTGTGCCCACCTTCTCCCTGCGGGGTAAATACACCGGAGAGGGGGCAG GTTGCAGCgaagcagctctgcccagcgGCCCAATGCCGGTGGCAGGGAGCGGAGGGACCCCAGCCCAGGACCTGCGGCCGCTGAAGCGCAGACCTGTCCCAG GGAAGCACTACCAGTGCTCAAGCTACGGCTGCAAACTGGCCTTCCCCAGCATGCAGGAGCTGATGGACCACCTGAAGGTCCACTACAGACCCACGCAGTCCCTTGAGG GCAAAACCTTCCAGTGCCCGACGCTGGGCTGCACAGAGACCTTCCCCAGCATGCAGGACCTCATGGCCCACATGAAGGTGCACTACAAGCCAAACCGCTACTTCAA GTGTGAGAACTGCATGCTGCGCTTCCGAACGCACCGCTCCCTCTTCAAGCACTTGCACGTCTGCTCTGACAGCGCCAGCAGCCCTGCGCCGCCCCCCAAAACCGACAAGCCCGTCCTGCCTGCTACCTCTGCCCTGGAGAAGGAGCCCCCGGCCAAGCCACCCGAGGGGCTTCCCAAACTCCCGAGCGTTATCCGGCCCCTGGAGAAAGAAGCCATCCTCCCTGGCGCAGACACTGCCTCGGCAGCCCCCGCTGcgctccccaccagcctccccGAGCTGCCCGGCTCGCTGGAGGCGCTGCCGCTGGTCTCGCCggccccccaccccttcccgctgctggagcccagccttTTCGGGCCATCATCCTTGACTCGGTTCTCGGGGCCACCCCCCTCCTCGGTGCCGGGGCCGTTCCTGTCCTACGTGCACCCTTCGCCCTACAGCTTGCCCCAGCCCCCGGCGCAGCATCGCCTCCGGCCCTACGTGCCGGGCCACGGCCCCCCCATCTCCAACGCCGTCTGGAAGAAAAGCCAAG GGCACTCCTCCAACAGCCGCATCGTGTGGGAACACACGCGGGGCCGCTACACCTGCATGCAGTGCCCCTACTCCACTGCCTCGCGGGAGGAGATGACCCTGCACATCGAGGACCACCGCAAGAACCCCCCGACCCCCGGGCGCCTGGATGCAGAGATGG aTTTCGGGGTGGGCCTCGCCTCCTTCCACGCCAAGCTGACGCCGGAGATGGAGAACTCCCTGTACTCCCAGCTCTGA
- the LOC119146016 gene encoding acidic leucine-rich nuclear phosphoprotein 32 family member B isoform X2, which produces MEMKKRLTLELRNKKPSEVKELVLDNCRSDDGKIVGLSSDFENLEFLSMININLLSVSNLPKLNKLRKLELSDNRISGGLEVLAERTPNLTHLHLSGNKIKDINTLEPLKKLPNLHSLDLFNCEVTMLINYRESVFTLLPQLTYLDGFDADDQEAPDSDPEADGDGLEDEYENGEGEEEDDDDEEDDLDEEVIDDEEDEDDDLEGEEEEDGVDDEEEDEEEDGEDDEEDEADDDLPRGEKRKRNLEDEGEEDPEDEEDDEDD; this is translated from the exons ATGGAGATGAAGAAGCGGCTGACGCTGGAGCTGCGCAACAAGAAACCGAGCGAG GTGAAGGAGCTGGTTCTTGATAACTGCCGTTCAGACGATGGGAAGATTGTTGGTCTCTCTTCAGATTTCGAGAACCTGGAGTTCCTCAGCATGATCAACATCAACTTGCTGTCTGTCTCCAATCTCCCCAAACTCAACAAACTTCGGAAG ctggagctgagtgATAACAGGATTTCTGGTGGCCTTGAAGTTCTAGCAGAGAGAACTCCTAACCTGACACACTTGCATCTAAGCGGCAACAAGATCAAAGACATCAATACCCTGGAGCCCTTG aaaaagttGCCGAACCTCCATAGTCTGGACCTCTTCAACTGTGAGGTGACAATGCTCATCAACTACCGGGAGAGCGTGTTCACCCTTCTGCCCCAGCTCACCTACCTAGATGGGTTTGATGCTGATGACCAGGAAGCACCAGACTCAGACCCTGAGGCAGACGGGGATGGACTGGAGGATGAGTATGAGAACGGGGAAG gtgaggaagaggatgatGACGATGAGGAAGATGATTTGGATGAAGAAGTCATTGATGatgaagaagatgaagatgatgatCTGGAAggtgaagaggaggaggacGGAGTAGATGATGAG GAAGAAGATGAGGAGGAAGATGGTGAGGACGATGAAGAAGATGAAGCTGATGACG ACCTTCCAcgaggggaaaagagaaaacgAAATCTAGAGGATGAAGGAGAGGAAGATCCAGAAGACGAAGAGGACGATGAGGATGACTGA
- the MYO1F gene encoding unconventional myosin-If: MGSKERFHWQSHNVKQSGVDDMVLLSKISEEAIVENLKKRFMDDYIFTYIGPVLISVNPFKQMPYFTDREIELYQGAAQYENPPHIYALTDNMYRNMLIDGENQCVIISGESGAGKTVAAKYIMGYISKVSGGGEKVQHVKDIILQSNPLLEAFGNAKTVRNNNSSRFGKYFEIQFSRGGEPDGGKISNFLLEKSRVVSQNECERNFHIYYQIIEGASQEQRQNLGIMSPDYYYYLNQSETYQVEGTDDRSDFHETMNAMQVIGIRGEDQQLVLQIVAGILHLGNISFREEGNYARVENVDSLAFPAYLLGVDQDRLNEKVTSRKMDSKWGGRSESITVTLNVEQAAYTRDALAKGLYARVFDFLVESINRAMQKPYEEYSIGVLDIYGFEIFQKNGFEQFCINFVNEKLQQIFIELTLKAEQEEYVQEGIKWTQIQYFNNKVVCDLIENKLNPPGIMSVLDDVCATMHATGEGADQTLLQKLQAAVGTHEHFNSWSSGFVIHHYAGKVSYDVNSFCERNRDVLFTDLIELMQSSEHGFIRMLFPEKLDSDKKGRPTTAGSKIKKQANDLVNTLMKCTPHYIRCIKPNETKKPRDWEENRVKHQVEYLGLKENIRVRRAGFAYRRLFHKFLQRYAILTPETWPSWRGDERQGVQHLLRSVNMDPDQYQMGRSKVFVKNPESLFLLEEMRERKFDSFARVIQKAWRRHVAIRKYEQMREEASNILYNFKERRRNSINRNFVGDYLGMDERPELRQFLAKRERIDFADSITKYDRRFKPIKRDFILTPKYFYLIGREKVKKGPEKGQIKEVLKKKVELQAVSGVSLSTRQDDFFILHENDADNFLESIFKTELISLLCKRYEELTRTKLCLSFKDTLQFRVKKEGWGGGGTRNITFIRGQGDVATLKAGGKTLTVSIGDGLPRNAKPTRKGVTQSRGGSKFPTPSRGAPPAPRGAYRNGAPHFPGSDGRDQRNTYKAPQKQVRGPPAAALPSRNTGHQPKARPPSEQNLDFLNVPDQGVAGMQRRRSLSQRPPPARRPKPQPKVAVPRCQALYQYIGQDVDELSFNVGDIIDILLEDISGWWKGRLHGKEGLFPGNYVQKI; the protein is encoded by the exons ATG GGCAGCAAGGAGCGCTTCCACTGGCAGAGCCACAATGTCAAGCAGAGTGGCGTGGACGACATGGTCCTGCTCTCCAAGATCTCCGAGGAAGCCATCGTGGAAAACCTCAAGAAGCGTTTTATGGATGATTACATCTTT ACCTACATCGGGCCAGTGCTCATCTCCGTCAACCCCTTCAAGCAGATGCCGTACTTCACCGACCGGGAGATCGAGCTGTACCAGGGGGCG GCTCAGTATGAAAATCCCCCCCACATCTATGCCCTGACCGACAACATGTACCGCAACATGCTGATCGATGGGGAGAACCAGTGCGTCATCATCAG TGGAGAAAGTGGGGCCGGGAAAACGGTGGCAGCGAAATACATCATGGGCTACATCTCCAAAGTGTCTGGGGGTGGCGAGAAGGTGCAG cacGTGAAGGACATCATCCTGCAGTCCAACCCGCTGCTGGAAGCCTTTGGAAATGCCAAAACCGTCCGGAATAACAACTCCAGCCGCTTT gggaagtACTTCGAGATCCAGTTCAGCCGGGGCGGCGAACCCGATGGGGGGAAGATCTCCAATTTTCTGCTGGAGAAGTCACGGGTGGTGAGCCAGAACGAGTGCGAGAGGAATTTCCACATCTACTATCAG ATCATCGAAGGAGCATCCCAAGAGCAGCGACAGAACCTGGGCATCATGAGCCCTGATTATTACTATTACCTGAACCAGTCAGAGACGTACCAGGTGGAGGGCACGGATGACCGCAGCGACTTCCATGAGACCATG AACGCCATGCAGGTCATCGGCATCCGGGGCGAGGaccagcagctggtgctgcagatCGTGGCAGGGATCCTCCACCTGGGAAACATCAGCTTTCGGGAGGAAGGCAACTACGCTCGGGTGGAAAATGTTGACT ccctggccttCCCTGCCTACCTACTGGGGGTCGACCAGGACCGCCTCAACGAGAAGGTCACCAGCAGGAAAATGGACAGCAAGTGGGGCGGCCGCTCTGAGTCCATCACTGTCACCCTCAACGTGGAGCAGGCGGCTTACACCCGCGACGCCCTGGCCAAGGGGCTCTACGCGCGCGTCTTTGACTTCCTCGTGGAG TCTATCAACAGGGCTATGCAGAAGCCATATGAGGAGTACAGCATTGGGGTGCTGGACATCTACGGCTTTGAAATATTCCAG aaaaatggcTTTGAGCAATTCTGCATTAACTTTGTGAACgagaagctgcagcagatcTTCATAGAGCTGACCCTGAAGGCAGAGCAG GAGGAATACGTGCAGGAGGGGATCAAGTGGACCCAGATCCAGTACTTCAACAACAAGGTGGTGTGCGACCTGATCGAGAACAAGCTG AACCCCCCTGGGATCATGAGCGTCCTAGACGACGTCTGTGCCACCATGCACGCCACCGGCGAAGGGGCAGACCAGAccctgctgcagaagctgcaggcGGCTGTGGGCACCCACGAGCACTTCAACAGCTGGAGCTCGGGCTTCGTCATCCACCACTACGCAGGCAAG gtCTCCTACGACGTGAACAGCTTCTGCGAGCGCAACCGGGACGTGCTCTTCACCGACTTGATCGAGCTCATGCAGAGCAGCGAACA TGGTTTCATCCGGATGCTTTTCCCAGAAAAGCTTGATTCTGACAAAAAGGGACGACCGACCACTGCAGGCTCCAAAATCAAG AAACAGGCTAATGACCTGGTGAACACGCTAATGAAGTGCACGCCACACTACATCCGCTGCATCAAGCCCAATGAGACCAAGAAACCCCGGGACTGGGAGGAGAACAG GGTGAAGCACCAAGTCGAGTACCTGGGGCTGAAGGAGAACATCCGGGTGCGCCGGGCGGGTTTCGCCTACCGCCGCCTCTTCCACAAATTCCTGCAGCG ctaCGCCATCCTCACTCCTGAGACGTGGCCGTCCTGGCGTGGGGACGAGCGGCAAGGGGTGCAGCACTTGCTGCGCTCCGTCAACATGGACCCAGACCAGTACCAGATGGGTCGGAGCAAGGTGTTCGTCAAGAACCCCGAATCG ctcttcctcctcGAAGAGATGCGGGAGCGCAAATTCGACAGCTTCGCTCGGGTGATCCAGAAGGCCTGGCGCCGGCACGTTGCCATCCGAAAGTATGAGCAGATGCGAGAGGAAG CCTCCAATATCCTCTACAACTTCAAAGAGCGGAGGAGGAACAGCATCAACAGGAATTTCGTAGGCGATTACCTGGGCATGGATGAGCGGCCGGAGCTGCGCCAGTTCCTGGCCAAGCGAGAGCGGATAGACTTTGCTGACTCCATCACAAAGTACGACCGGAGGTTCAAG CCCATCAAGCGGGACTTCATCCTCACCCCCAAGTATTTCTACCTGATCGGGCGGGAGAAGGTGAAGAAAGGTCCTGAGAAGGGGCAGATCAAGGAGGTGCTGAAGAAGAAGGTGGAGCTCCAGGCGGTGAGCGGCGTCTCGCTGAG caccaggcaggatGATTTCTTCATTCTCCATGAGAACGATGCTGACAATTTCTTGGAATCCATCTTCAAGACGGAGCTGATCAGCCTGCTGTGCAAGCGCTACGAGGAGCTCACCCGCACCAAGCTGTGCCTCTCCTTCAAGGACAC ACTACAGTTTCGGGTGAAGAAGGagggctggggtggtggtggcaccCGCAACATCACCTTCATCAGAGGACAGGGCGATGTGGCCACCCTCAAAGCCGGAGGCAAAACCCTTACGGTCAGCATCGGGGATGGGCTCCCCAGGAATGCCA AGCCCACGAGGAAGGGTGTGACGCAGAGCAGAGGTGGCAGCAAGTTTCCAACACCTTCCCGAGGTGCCCCACCGGCACCCAGAG GTGCCTACAGGAATGGGGCACCCCACTTCCCAGGCAGCGACGGCCGGGATCAGCGGAACACCTACAAGGCACCCCAGAAGCAGGTGCGGGGGCCACCGGCTGCAGCACTTCCCTCCCGAAACACTGGCCACCAGCCAAAGGCACGACCCCCGTCCGAGCAGAACCTGGATTTCCTCAATGTGCCAGATCAGGGGGTGGCCGG CATGCAGCGCCGGCGAAGCCTGAGCCAGCGGCCACCTCCGGCCAGGCGTCCCAAGCCACAGCCCAAGGTGGCCGTGCCACGCTGCCAGGCTCTCTACCAGTACATCGGGCAGGACGTGGATGAGCTCAGCTTCAACGTGGGGGACATCATCGACATCCTGCTGGAAG aTATCTCCGGCTGGTGGAAAGGCCGGCTGCATGGCAAGGAAGGGCTTTTCCCTGGGAACTACGTGCAGAAGATCTGA
- the ZNF414 gene encoding zinc finger protein 414 isoform X1, with the protein MKTEKDEAVPTFSLRGKYTGEGAGCSEAALPSGPMPVAGSGGTPAQDLRPLKRRPVPGKHYQCSSYGCKLAFPSMQELMDHLKVHYRPTQSLEGKTFQCPTLGCTETFPSMQDLMAHMKVHYKPNRYFKCENCMLRFRTHRSLFKHLHVCSDSASSPAPPPKTDKPVLPATSALEKEPPAKPPEGLPKLPSVIRPLEKEAILPGADTASAAPAALPTSLPELPGSLEALPLVSPAPHPFPLLEPSLFGPSSLTRFSGPPPSSVPGPFLSYVHPSPYSLPQPPAQHRLRPYVPGHGPPISNAVWKKSQGVSVSPLLPCFGSGVTPGHSSNSRIVWEHTRGRYTCMQCPYSTASREEMTLHIEDHRKNPPTPGRLDAEMDFGVGLASFHAKLTPEMENSLYSQL; encoded by the exons ATGAAGACGGAGAAGGATGAAGCTGTGCCCACCTTCTCCCTGCGGGGTAAATACACCGGAGAGGGGGCAG GTTGCAGCgaagcagctctgcccagcgGCCCAATGCCGGTGGCAGGGAGCGGAGGGACCCCAGCCCAGGACCTGCGGCCGCTGAAGCGCAGACCTGTCCCAG GGAAGCACTACCAGTGCTCAAGCTACGGCTGCAAACTGGCCTTCCCCAGCATGCAGGAGCTGATGGACCACCTGAAGGTCCACTACAGACCCACGCAGTCCCTTGAGG GCAAAACCTTCCAGTGCCCGACGCTGGGCTGCACAGAGACCTTCCCCAGCATGCAGGACCTCATGGCCCACATGAAGGTGCACTACAAGCCAAACCGCTACTTCAA GTGTGAGAACTGCATGCTGCGCTTCCGAACGCACCGCTCCCTCTTCAAGCACTTGCACGTCTGCTCTGACAGCGCCAGCAGCCCTGCGCCGCCCCCCAAAACCGACAAGCCCGTCCTGCCTGCTACCTCTGCCCTGGAGAAGGAGCCCCCGGCCAAGCCACCCGAGGGGCTTCCCAAACTCCCGAGCGTTATCCGGCCCCTGGAGAAAGAAGCCATCCTCCCTGGCGCAGACACTGCCTCGGCAGCCCCCGCTGcgctccccaccagcctccccGAGCTGCCCGGCTCGCTGGAGGCGCTGCCGCTGGTCTCGCCggccccccaccccttcccgctgctggagcccagccttTTCGGGCCATCATCCTTGACTCGGTTCTCGGGGCCACCCCCCTCCTCGGTGCCGGGGCCGTTCCTGTCCTACGTGCACCCTTCGCCCTACAGCTTGCCCCAGCCCCCGGCGCAGCATCGCCTCCGGCCCTACGTGCCGGGCCACGGCCCCCCCATCTCCAACGCCGTCTGGAAGAAAAGCCAAG GTGTGAGTGTCAGCCCACTCCTCCCATGCTTTGGCTCAGGAGTGACTCCAG GGCACTCCTCCAACAGCCGCATCGTGTGGGAACACACGCGGGGCCGCTACACCTGCATGCAGTGCCCCTACTCCACTGCCTCGCGGGAGGAGATGACCCTGCACATCGAGGACCACCGCAAGAACCCCCCGACCCCCGGGCGCCTGGATGCAGAGATGG aTTTCGGGGTGGGCCTCGCCTCCTTCCACGCCAAGCTGACGCCGGAGATGGAGAACTCCCTGTACTCCCAGCTCTGA
- the LOC119146016 gene encoding acidic leucine-rich nuclear phosphoprotein 32 family member B isoform X1 has protein sequence MEMKKRLTLELRNKKPSEVKELVLDNCRSDDGKIVGLSSDFENLEFLSMININLLSVSNLPKLNKLRKLELSDNRISGGLEVLAERTPNLTHLHLSGNKIKDINTLEPLKKLPNLHSLDLFNCEVTMLINYRESVFTLLPQLTYLDGFDADDQEAPDSDPEADGDGLEDEYENGEEGEEEDDDDEEDDLDEEVIDDEEDEDDDLEGEEEEDGVDDEEEDEEEDGEDDEEDEADDDLPRGEKRKRNLEDEGEEDPEDEEDDEDD, from the exons ATGGAGATGAAGAAGCGGCTGACGCTGGAGCTGCGCAACAAGAAACCGAGCGAG GTGAAGGAGCTGGTTCTTGATAACTGCCGTTCAGACGATGGGAAGATTGTTGGTCTCTCTTCAGATTTCGAGAACCTGGAGTTCCTCAGCATGATCAACATCAACTTGCTGTCTGTCTCCAATCTCCCCAAACTCAACAAACTTCGGAAG ctggagctgagtgATAACAGGATTTCTGGTGGCCTTGAAGTTCTAGCAGAGAGAACTCCTAACCTGACACACTTGCATCTAAGCGGCAACAAGATCAAAGACATCAATACCCTGGAGCCCTTG aaaaagttGCCGAACCTCCATAGTCTGGACCTCTTCAACTGTGAGGTGACAATGCTCATCAACTACCGGGAGAGCGTGTTCACCCTTCTGCCCCAGCTCACCTACCTAGATGGGTTTGATGCTGATGACCAGGAAGCACCAGACTCAGACCCTGAGGCAGACGGGGATGGACTGGAGGATGAGTATGAGAACGGGGAAG aaggtgaggaagaggatgatGACGATGAGGAAGATGATTTGGATGAAGAAGTCATTGATGatgaagaagatgaagatgatgatCTGGAAggtgaagaggaggaggacGGAGTAGATGATGAG GAAGAAGATGAGGAGGAAGATGGTGAGGACGATGAAGAAGATGAAGCTGATGACG ACCTTCCAcgaggggaaaagagaaaacgAAATCTAGAGGATGAAGGAGAGGAAGATCCAGAAGACGAAGAGGACGATGAGGATGACTGA